The following are encoded in a window of Verrucomicrobiota bacterium genomic DNA:
- a CDS encoding PIN domain-containing protein — protein sequence MVCYETRVVSVVTYIEVLAGVHKPEEETVIRGFLSSFEVVGLSTEIAEITIRLRRDHRLRVPDAMIYATARVEGCMLVSRNTKDFKMEWPDVRVPYKI from the coding sequence ATTGTTTGCTATGAGACTCGTGTTGTCAGTGTTGTTACTTATATCGAGGTGTTGGCTGGAGTTCATAAGCCTGAAGAGGAAACTGTTATTCGGGGTTTTCTCTCCTCATTTGAAGTTGTAGGGTTATCCACGGAAATTGCAGAAATAACCATCCGACTGCGTCGGGATCATCGACTTAGAGTGCCGGATGCCATGATTTATGCCACGGCAAGAGTGGAAGGTTGCATGCTGGTATCCAGGAATACGAAGGACTTTAAGATGGAGTGGCCCGACGTTCGAGTCCCCTATAAAATCTAG